The following are encoded in a window of Podospora pseudoanserina strain CBS 124.78 chromosome 6, whole genome shotgun sequence genomic DNA:
- a CDS encoding hypothetical protein (EggNog:ENOG503PES1) — protein sequence MKPFSSVSTLLPLALLAGKTLAVGCAQHTFGVCQDNIVHWYDPDDGQICDPHDCGGGRAPPRKDVPGCAFYTGTETLRTEASYMPCFTSGKLVLTTEEPTATGSSSVPLVTTLTTSTSAVITDGPSVGDEEEEVTTPITTTATGNGGCVVGAGGSLVRVFAGAVFGVVAFV from the exons ATGaagcccttctcctccgtGTCAACCTTGCTTCCATTAGCGCTCCTCGCGGGCAAGACTCTCGCTGTTGGCTGCGCCCAACACACCTTCGGCGTATGCCAAGACAACATCGTCCACTGGTACGACCCCGACGACGGTCAAATCTGCGACCCTCACGACTGCGGCGGTGGCCGCGCCCCCCCTAGAAAAGATGTTCCCGGTTGCGCTTTCTACACCGGCACCGAAACCCTCAGGACAGAGGCTTCCTACATGCCGTGCTTCACTTCTGGGAAGCTTGTCCTCACCACGGAGGAGCCGACT GCTACTGGGAGTAGCTCAGTTCCTTTGGTGACGACATTGACGACTTCTACATCGGCGGTGATTACTGATGGGCCGAgtgttggggatgaggaggaggaggttacTACTCCGAttacgacgacggcgacggggAATGGTGGGTGTGTTGTCGGGGCTGGTGGTTCACTGGTGCGGGTCTTTGCTGGGGCGGTGTTTGGCGTTGTTGCTTTTGTTtaa
- a CDS encoding hypothetical protein (EggNog:ENOG503PDZ9; COG:S): MEPRGRSPVLSSRVAQKGGSMNICIPLRPRHHDRKTAAADIDLKAQGQDPVDRYSRPAADALSLSGSTPPQSPTMASFGVGGGPKVIISDMMTKPHSRPQLKSVDSRSSLKKAKDQDTAEYQPADKDFRKTHRVVGSIDSILTSTTCVNTASSCSRAESRLSREIRIEVEDADDGEAPILAYHPNLANMFYSESRNHLGVPSRPSSSMTCKKLEEEGELDKDRLIDEISSWVLRNTCGKDVDDCAAPLMIWDCTYRYVQELSSVAQDGTMGIVQVTSGQGTPTSQGGGTPGEGGYDQQSSGGYFSKGKRKAEGGGSDDGSGLGGRDHMGGGDDGDTTMAAQGYTSKNTTNFSCPYRKRNPLRFNVRDHYVCATHSFSDMSQLKKHIRAHHPPVQRNAGPFLCPRCCKGFPSKNDLDSHLRQPEPCRLSVDHGGANPEDGITQKIISSLEARSLKAKIDNWKSLWKLLFPHDREIPEPAFIPVMEAFDFISESEKYKDQLKELLELQYRHVLDGATHIGDIDMKIHQGLKRSIKSIYNWIETVVQDWEKKISGAVSFFNVNPVENTVVDVSDTASWAPSGQRLTPSPASTPTMLSGSTGMVSTMAGTTLVGTESPGRGAPSAAARRRPNPVKRIKRAEVLPKTQPTTQIPVPIQRARTPQGQARVINTSFRPPSVLPSQSALMPASTSGQMEQPIVAFQHPNWDSPPVSMPANYAIPYTTAGDMFQSPDLITAPAHYSPVPIGPSHLEVQNYLANQEHQGAVHVPTGDGLQQHDMVPRPQSTATIRASRLITPRSSVASTWMRDENRDSAQTLVEDHPPGRCNNMYCPSCSKPLPDDMGVTMHVQSPIGMHHGVVGPGHPHQQQHRHQLHQQQQPHEIYGQGGHTTMPGFTPTTGPMEMHGLPGNEEVEWGFHGGANPNMFGGHGGPQEGY, encoded by the exons ATGGAACCCCGCGGCAGGTCCCCCGTGCTGTCGTCGCGTGTTGCACAGAAGGGAGGCAGCATGAATATATGCATCCCCCTTCGACCACGGCACCATGACCGGAAGACTGCAGCCGCCGACATTGACCTCAAGGCACAGGGTCAAGACCCTGTTGACCGTTACTCCAGGCCTGCCGCAGATGCTTTGTCTCTGTCTGGGTCAACACCGCCCCAGAGCCCAACCATGGCCAGCTTTGGCGTTGGTGGAGGCCCCAAGGTTATCATATCAGATATGATGACCAAGCCTCATAGCCGCCCTCAGCTCAAGTCCGTGGACTCACGCAGCAGCCTCAAGAAAGCCAAGGACCAAGACACTGCTGAGTACCAGCCTGCAGACAAGGACTTCCGCAAGACCCATCGGGTCGTTGGGTCCATCGACTCCATTctcacctccacaacctgTGTCAACACTGCTTCTTCCTGCAGCCGCGCAGAATCACGCCTTTCCCGGGAGATCCGCATCGAGGTGGAAGATGCTGACGACGGAGAGGCCCCGATACTTGCCtaccaccccaacctcgccaacatGTTTTACTCGGAAAGCAGAAATCATTTGGGTGTGCCATCCCGACCTAGTTCCAGCATGACTtgcaagaagctggaggaggaaggtgagcTGGACAAGGACAGGCTCATTGATGAAATCTCGTCCTGGGTCCTGCGGAACACTTGTGGCAAGGATGTCGATGACTGCGCAGCTCCTTTGATGATATGGGATTGCACATACCGCTATGTTCAGGAGCTTTCCAGCGTGGCCCAGGATGGAACCATGGGCATCGTGCAGGTAACGTCTGGACAGGGGACACCAACGTCACAGGGTGGAGGTACGccgggagaaggaggctaTGATCAACAGTCCTCCGGTGGTTATTTCAGCAAGGGGAAGAGAAAGGCTGAAGGCGGAGGCAGCGATGATGGAAGCGGGCTGGGAGGCCGGGACCacatgggaggaggggatgatggggataccaccatggccgccCAGGGGTACACCAGTAAAAACACAACAAACTTCAGCTGTCCTTACAGAAAGAGAAACCCTCTTCGATTCAACGTGCGAGACCATTATGTCTGCGCTACACACTCATTTTCCGACATGTCACAACTCAAAAAGCACATTCGtgctcaccacccacccgtTCAGCGAAACGCGGGTCCATTCCTTTGCCCTCGGTGCTGCAAGGGCTTTCCTTCGAAAAACGACCTCGACTCTCATTTGCGGCAACCAGAGCCGTGCCGCCTCTCGGTTGATCACGGCGGAGCTAACCCGGAAGATGGTATTACCCAGAAAATTATTTCGTCGCTCGAGGCCAGAAgtctcaaggccaagatcgaCAACTGGAAATCATTGTGGAAGCTCTTGTTTCCACATGACAGGGAGATTCCGGAGCCCG CGTTCATTCCCGTGATGGAGGCTTTTGACTTCATCTCCGAGTCTGAGAAGTACAAGGACCAGCTGAAAGAATTGCTGGAACTGCAGTATCGACATGTTCTTGATGGGGCAACACACATTGGAGATATTGACATGAAGATTCACCAAGGGTTGAAAAGAAGCATCAAGTCCATCTACAACTGGATTGAAACCGTGGTCCAGGATTGGGAGAAGAAAATATCAGGCGCGGTATCTTTCTTCAATGTGAATCCGGTGGAGAATACAGTTGTGGATGTTTCCGACACGGCCAGCTGGGCCCCAAGCGGACAACGGCTGACACCCTCTCCTGCTTCCACTCCAACTATGCTATCAGGAAGCACAGGTATGGTCAGCACAATGGCCGGAACGACACTGGTCGGAACAGAAAGCCCTGGACGCGGTGCTCCTTCGGCTGCAGCAAGAAGACGTCCCAACCCCGTGAAGAGGATCAAGAGAGCCGAAGTTCTGCCCAAGACGCAGCCAACCACGCAGATCCCAGTGCCCATCCAGCGAGCACGAACTCCCCAGGGACAAGCCAGGGTGATCAATACCTCATTCAGGCCACCGTCGGTTCTGCCAAGTCAGTCTGCGCTCATGCCAGCTTCAACAAGTGGACAGATGGAGCAGCCAATTGTAGCCTTTCAGCATCCCAACTGGGACTCGCCTCCTGTCTCCATGCCCGCCAACTATGCCATTCCTTACACCACTGCCGGAGACATGTTCCAGTCTCCAGATCTCATAACAGCACCAGCCCACTACTCACCTGTTCCGATAGGACCAAGCCACCTCGAGGTTCAAAATTACCTTGCAAACCAAGAGCACCAAGGCGCAGTTCACGTCCCTACAGGCGACGGGCTCCAGCAGCACGACATGGTTCCCCGACCACAATCCACGGCAACGATCCGAGCAAGCCGTCTCATAACACCCAGGTCTTCCGTTGCCTCGACCTGGATGCGTGACGAAAATCGCGACTCGGCTCAGACTCTCGTCGAAGACCACCCCCCAGGACGTTGTAACAACATGTACTGTCCTTCCTGTAGCAAGCCCTTGCCGGATGACATGGGGGTTACCATGCATGTCCAGTCGCCGATAGGCATGCACCACGGTGTTGTCGGACCCggccatcctcaccaacagcagcacagacatcagcttcatcaacagcagcagccacatgAGATTTACGGTCAAGGTGGCCATACCACAATGCCTGGCTTTACCCCGACTACGGGGCCAATGGAGATGCATGGTCTTCCCGGAAATGAGGAGGTCGAATGGGGATTTCACGGAGGGGCGAACCCGAACATGTTTGGTGGACATGGAGGCCCGCAGGAGGGATACTAA